DNA from Ananas comosus cultivar F153 linkage group 12, ASM154086v1, whole genome shotgun sequence:
TCACAAAAAGGGTCAAATATccattttcaaaaatccgatcTTTTACCTTATTGAGCTCGAAATTGTTCGAGATCGGCTGTGCGTCCGGCGTAATGTAGTCAGGGGTGCTATAAAAAGAGATTTGATCGACCTCAGAGACACAAAccttataataataacaaatttgAAGAAGATGAAACCCTAAACGAGCTATTACCAGAAGAAATCTTGGCTCAGGATGCAGTAATCTTTGTCCTCGAGCAATGCTGCGTCGTCGCCCTCGGTGAGCAAGGGGGGGACATCGGAGGGAGCTCCCAGAAGCTTCTGGAAGAGCGTGGAAGCTTCCGGGGcggaggggagggggaggagggagacgTGGCCGAGCTGGGCGGAGAGGTCGCCGGCCGGAGAGCTCCCCGCCATCGCCGGCGACGTTACCGGAGTGGGagctcctcttcttcgtcttcttcctcctcccctcGCTTTGCTAGGGTTTGGAGTTTTCGCCCTCATCGCCTCCTCTATTCGAATGGCATTCCTCTGCTGCTTTAGTAgcaatgcctttttttttttttatttctttttcttttggaggGTCGCGAAGTGTTgtgtatattttttaacttaaaatataCTTATTGCGTAAAAACGAATTTGAATTGAATTATTAGTAGCTGTGGAGCGAAGGCGGGAAAAGAATGATGTAATTTAAttgacatttaaaaaaaaaaagaaaaaaagaaaaacacaattAAATACGATGGAAAAATGGATGCGCAGTCGTACTAATATTGCAAATTCGTTGTTATACATTTTCTGGGGGCCAAATTACAAAATCTACTCCTGCACTTCGCCCCTTGCCGCAATTTGGTATGCTTTGGATCTTGGAATTACCAGAATTTCAAATTGGGCCAAAAACGTACGATAATTattaaactcaaattcaaaactttattaaaatgaTTTGTTATATCATATTTGCTCTATAATTGAACATTTATCTAAGTTAAACTTCGTATGATATAGCATTTATCTAAGCTAAACTTCGTATGATATagctaaatttaaataaaagagatCTTTTTCTTAATAAGAGCTAGTAAAATTAGTTGTTTAGGgtcatttattaaatttatatgattattttttgtaaaatataagcaTTCGTTCACTATCGACTAGCttgtttttatgaaattttacatCCAATTAAATCaatctactattaaaaaattttgaactcaTTTGACGTCACAATGGCAAAGTGTGAGATTCTGACTAAAAGTTAAAAGCCTTTCAATAATAGATTTTTACTATATAAAGAGAAGCGAAATAGCTAGAGactgttatttaaaaaaaaaaaagaaaaaagaaaacttaggGACTTACatgtaggggtgtaaaacgggccgggggGCACGTGGGCCGCCCGGTCCGGCACGGCTACGGGCCGGGccgtggcccggcacggccacTGTAGCACcagggccgggccgggcctggCTGGTTCTTCGGGCCGTGCTGTGCTGCTTATCTGGGGCCCGacggccgtgccgggccgagaAGAGGCcggtggcccggcacggcacggcccggaaCCCCAGGCCCAAGGCAAAGTTGCCTTGTGCCTGGGTCTGCTCTCCTGGGGAGGAGGGCTTGGCCCTCCTCCCAAGGAGagctcctcccaaggtctgcctAGCAGACCTTCGGAGGAGTGATTTTGGTCCAGTGGACCAAAgcaattttggtccattggaccaaaaacccatctcaacttttttttaaaaaaaaataatacaaaaatatattaaataaatttaaatatttatttttttgtaattatttttataaattttaaattttttaatcaaaatatcagtttatataaaaataatttattgtttatattttttaaattatatatatatatatatatatatatatatatatatatatatatatatataatatatatatatatatataatatattaaaaaaaaataaaaaaagggccGCCGAGCACGGCCCGCCCGGCACGGCCCGCTGCCTTCCGGCGAGTGGCCGTGCTGCCGATCGTAGGGAGTTCGAGCCCGGCACGGCCCCGCCCAGATTTGGTCACGGGCCGGACCGGGCCAGTCCCCAGCCCGTTTCGGCCCGGAAAATGTGGGCCTGGCACGGCCCTCATTACACCCCTACTTACATAGAACATAAAAAGTTAGGCCATCTTAGAAATTATCTAATAagcttatattaaaaattaatcttttttctttttttttgagaaaatattaataagttCACAATTAAACGGGCTGTAATATCTACAACCCCTTAACCTCTTATACTAGGGGTTGTAGAGTTAACTAACATTTTAGgttttagttaaataaaaaaaaaaagtgataagacTAAgtagacgaaaaaaaaaagaaagaaaaaaactatgTGAACACTCAAATGTGGGTGTACATCCTACTCTCCACTCATCCAAAGGTGGGAAATTGTCTACTAGTCACATGATATGACTTGTAGggggcgtttggttcgcgctatgaTAGATTACTAGGAGGAATAAGATGCCCAAGAATTTTCTTCCTACTCATCTTATTACTAAGGATATAACATTTCGATGTTTGGTTCGCACAGTCATATCATCTAAGATTACCAAAAAGATAGATTAATGTGTTTGGTTCGCGCAGTCATATTATCTGAGATTACCAATAAGATAGATTAATGTGTTTGTTTCATTAGCTAGCAATATTagtagtaatataaaattaaaactaactAGTTCAAACAAATTCGACATATATATTGcaaattaactttaaatttgcATCACAATATTCAAACAAGCTCAAAGATTCTAATATTGAAACAGTAATAGCATCATCAtcaataaagacaaaaaaataaaaatttttaagcaACATCAAATATCCATAACAAGTCCAAACAAGAAAGCAACATCTATCATAGAAAGTAAATAACAAATAAGTTCAACACTTCATAGacattgaaaatataaacaaaataccAAAGTTTAATATCCTCTAGTCAttgcaaaatataaaacaacttcATTTACGTGCAGTTAGAACATACTCAATATAGTCCTTTCTAAACTCTGCAGGAATTCCGTAAAATCCAGTTAGTTTGGTTGTATCAGATATTAAGATATCGTAAGCAATCATACGATCCTTATCGACGAGTCCCTCAACCTTCAAAAGCTCTTCAAACAACTTTTCCTTTCAAATTGCATCAGTTGCCATAAATTGAAAACAACCAGCTAATTTAGAGATACTTTCGCTAGCATTTCCAAACATGCTCTCAATGGAGCGTAACGTTGCATTAAAAGATTCATTGATCGAGTCATCTGTAGCTGaggatcttctttttcttgttttcctTGACTGACCAGCACTCGAATTGGTTGGCCCTAAACCGCTGCTTTCATCTGCAATTGCCATCTCCTCATCAGGATTTTGAGCAGATGCTCTTTGATTGGTTTCTTCGCCTTCAATATTTGCGACAGCATCTGCAGGAGATTCTGCTGCAATACCGGTTGCTCGATCCTTTCCAAACACTATCGATAACTCCTCAAAATAGGGAAAAGACTTGCCTCTCAACCCGACGGCATTCGGATGACTCTACAACAACATTCAAGATGTCAGACTTTTAACTTGAAAAAAAGAGGATGtatttattttaacattttaaagaTATTGAAATGTAAGAACAAAaccaaaagaaaggaaaaaaaattccatacCTTAACCCAGTTATCATAAACATTCTTGTCACATTCAACACATTTGTTCTTATCGCTCCAGCCAAAACCACTTGCGCTCGGTCCAAGCATCTCAAAAATTGCATTGTATTGTCTCTTCCATAACTTAAATCGAGATTCAATATGAGGTACTCCTTTGAGCTCACAATCTGGAATCTTCTCATGCATCCATCTTTCCAATTGTTGTAGATAACCATTTCTAAATGTTCCATTGTCAGCCCTCCATTGTCCCGAATTACTAAGATCTAGTAGGCACTCAATCAGTTTTTCGTCCTCGTGCTTAGTCCATTGGTGCTTAATTCCTTTGTTTTTTGCTTTTGATGTTTGTTGTGATGACACTTCCTCCATCCTAATAAAGATTTGatcatatagatatataagaaaagataaggcaaaatagataaatcaaaattaaataggaAGCATATAAAGAGTAAGATTCAATTGTAGTACGAAAGTAAAACGGAGTATAAGAAAATAGATAAACAAAAAGTACATGAAGATGACAAGTACATCACAAAGAGTACCTTGTATTTATTCTAACATCTTTATTCTGACATCTAATACTAAAGAGTACATTTAACCCCTCCATTCATTCCACATTTGTAATGCTAAATCATCTCGCCGGGTATTCCAAGTATCGGAAGTCTCAATATATGTTATGTTGTCTCCTTGTATTTCATTAGTTGGGTCAATTTCACCAAGCTCATTCTCATATGGATCAATTGGCATCTCCCTACGAATATGATTGTGAAGAAGAGCACATGCTGATATGATTCTACATGCAACCTTCAAAGATAATAAGACTTTCCTCTAAGTATTGCCCATCGCCCTTTTAGTAATCCAAAACATCTTTCAATGACATTTCGTGCGGACGAATGTTTATAATTGTAGAATTCTTGCGGAGTTTGCGGCTCCCTATTTTGCCTCCACTCGCTCAGATGATACCGTTGACCTCTATATGGCGTGAGAAACCCTTCGCCATTTGGATAACCAGCATCACAAAGATAATAATAACCTACATtgcattaaataaattaaataattatagatataaataattctatgaACACCCTATTAGACACTTACCTTGGGGAACCCTTAGCCCATTTGATCTTGAGATGGCATCTCTAAGCACCCTAGAGTCTGAGGCTGAACCCTCCCAGCCAGGCAAGATATAGATAAACTGCATATCTTGTGAGCACACTCCTAACACATTCGTCGTAAGATCTTTGTTTCTATTTCGATATCTAGCCCTATCAACTACAGGGACATGAACAAGGATATGAGTTCCATCTAGTGCACCAAGACAATTCTGCATATTAAAATTGTGCGTTGTTATTTGCATATTGAAACTAGTCATATATTTTTCAGTTGATTCATGAAAAAAAGGAATTATACCTTAAACCACTTCCATCTTTCATCAGTTGAGTTCTCAGATATTGGTTCAGGCCTTTTTAGTAAAATTCCATGGCATCGCAAGATAGCAATTAAGACATTACTAAAATGTCTACTTATTGTCTCCCCTGATCTGACAAATTGTCTTTTAATTACCCTATTCTTCACATCATGTGCAATGATATGTAGAAAGAAAGACACCATTTCCTCTATTCCCATATTTCGAGTCCCGCTCAATCTCCCAGTGGTCGATAGAAGGTCACAAAGTGCATGAAATGCCCTTCGATCCATATGAGTGTTCTCATAACACGCCAGATCATTATCATAGATTATTCTCCTAATATTTATATGTCTTATGAAGTGCCTTTGTAATGCTTGTCTTCCTCCCCAACGGTATCTCATGTGTTGTTTAACATAAAAGAGTACCACCACTAATTTTAAAAGTAGCAATAATCTAACCATCTCCATATATATCATTATAATGCTCACGACCATGGGCAAGAATTCATTCGAAGTTAGATCCATCTTCAACACAActaaaataaagcaaatagaaagaaaaaattcagtcaaactaaattaaaaagcaGTTAACTCAATTTTCTTTTGCTAGTATCAAAGAATTAACTTATTCATCTGTTCAAATTAACTAAAGCAAATACTTTTCTAGCATATTCGAAAGCATGATGTTAAATACCTAGGAATAacaaatatgctcaaagaatacTGGATCTGGTAGATAAAAGATCAATTAGCTATAGGTTTAGTGCATAAAACAAGGAATCTAAAAACTATTGATCACAAGCAGAAGAAGCATAAACAATAGTTGTATACACAATCTTGGTCCTCTGAAAATTGACATCCCATAGTTGCCTAGCCCACATGAGAAAATTTAAGATGTTGTATATACTTGTATACACATTTTATAACTTTTACAAACAAACAGAAACATGCTTCTCTTTTGTTAGCAATTTTAAAGTCCAAGATGGTTGGTAGCCACCAATATGGTAAAGAAAACATTCTAAAAATGCTCACGTTTCAGGAAAACTATAAATTAGAAAAGTTGATAAGTAGTTTAACcataaaaatagtcaaatatTATATAACCGGAAAAAGAATTGACAGCATCCTTACATTAGGAAAATTATTAATCAGAAAAGTTGATGAAGATTTACATGAGGATCcaattttacagaaaattcaTTTACCACTCATTGGCAACTACGCCTGGGTTCCTGAACAATGCTATCAAGTCACCAAAAACTAACCAAGAATATCCTCCTACTCTAAATATTAAGGTTTACCACGTGTAGGGAAGAAACAAGCTGGAAGGAACACACCAAGAAAATTGATTTGTGTTAAGgtaatttaagaaaataaatttcaggaaaaaaagaaagtagttGTCTAAAAACAGTAAGTTAAAAAGAATGAAACAGTACGCCATAATTAGAAGAAACAGAAACAAACAGACAAGTAAGCAACCAATTATTATGCCTATACAAAACAGTCAACTAAAGCAAAGGTAATATTAGTTAACTATTCTTCCAACTGGAAATCTCAAAAGGTGCAGTAATTATGCTGTTATTATTCAGAATAACAGCTCAACTCCTATTCCTCATTAACATtaagctttaaaaaaaaaaacagctaaATTTAAAAGGGTCACTATTGAATTTTACAAAACTGTCAATTTAATTGAtgtaagtaattttttaaaaaaaatgaaagttccTAGGATGTTAAtggaaagaaaaatagttaaagGATCTATATTAAGGTGACCTATAGATGAGAACACCTCTGTGcagtt
Protein-coding regions in this window:
- the LOC109718933 gene encoding uncharacterized protein LOC109718933 isoform X1; this encodes MEGLNVLFSIRCQNKDVRINTRMEEVSSQQTSKAKNKGIKHQWTKHEDEKLIECLLDLSNSGQWRADNGTFRNGYLQQLERWMHEKIPDCELKGVPHIESRFKLWKRQYNAIFEMLGPSASGFGWSDKNKCVECDKNVYDNWVKSHPNAVGLRGKSFPYFEELSIVFGKDRATGIAAESPADAVANIEGEETNQRASAQNPDEEMAIADESSGLGPTNSSAGQSRKTRKRRSSATDDSINESFNATLRSIESMFGNASESISKLAGCFQFMATDAI
- the LOC109718933 gene encoding uncharacterized protein LOC109718933 isoform X2; this translates as MEEVSSQQTSKAKNKGIKHQWTKHEDEKLIECLLDLSNSGQWRADNGTFRNGYLQQLERWMHEKIPDCELKGVPHIESRFKLWKRQYNAIFEMLGPSASGFGWSDKNKCVECDKNVYDNWVKSHPNAVGLRGKSFPYFEELSIVFGKDRATGIAAESPADAVANIEGEETNQRASAQNPDEEMAIADESSGLGPTNSSAGQSRKTRKRRSSATDDSINESFNATLRSIESMFGNASESISKLAGCFQFMATDAI